One window of the Triticum dicoccoides isolate Atlit2015 ecotype Zavitan chromosome 3B, WEW_v2.0, whole genome shotgun sequence genome contains the following:
- the LOC119277140 gene encoding ubiquitin carboxyl-terminal hydrolase 13-like isoform X1 yields the protein MTMVTPRAPEPPPQDQDEEMLVPQQEVEVFEGPQPMEESMPAVDNESLPDASTSRFTWKIESISKHSGRKTHSDIFMVGGYSWRVLIFPTGNNVNHLSMYLDVADAKSLPIGWSRSAQFSLAVINQLDSKHSVRKEVTHTFNSRESDWGFTSFMPLIDLYDPSKGYIVNDQCIIEAEVAVRKIVDYWNYDSKNETGYVGLKNQGATCYMNSLLQTLYHIPYFRKAVYHMPTVDTPSGSIPLALQSLFYRLQHGDNSISTKELTKSFGWDSYESFMQHDVQELNRVLCEKLEDKMKGTIVEGTIQKLFEGHHMNYIECIGVDYKSTRKESFYDLALDVKGCLDVYASFDKYVAVEMLDGDNKYQSEKYGLQDAKKGMLFIDFPPVLQLQLKRFEYDHARDIMVKINDRYEFPLQLDLDRDDGKYLSPEADRSVRNLYTLHSVLVHSGGVSGGHYYAFIRPTLSNQWYKFDDERVTKEDLKRALEEQYGGEEELPHTNPGLNMNPLKFTKYSNAYMLVYIRESDKEKIVCDLEETDINEDLKTRLRKEDEDKENKKKEKAEAHMFTTFKVARDHDLAAQIGRDMFFDLVDYEKIHPIRVLKDMPFNQVKEEFSKEFGIPVHSQRFWWWSKRQNHTYRPTRPLTQQEESYTVGQLKDAAIRMNSSELRLYLEVVQENHLTLASRTNDDILLFFKLYDPEKEELRYVGNLLLKASSTPSDIVPKLNEIAGFQPDEDIELYEEIKFEPNIMCEPVDCDVSFSLNQIADGDILCYQKRCSLDQHRHPNVSSFFEYVHNRQVVHFRLLEKPKQDDFSLELSKRSTYDDVVEKVAQHLGMDDPSKLRLTQHIPHLQQPKHQYIKYRSIDHLSDMLLLRNPNQMSDILYYEILDIPLPELQGLITLRVAFHQATPNEVLFHIIRLPKGSTYSDLIDDLKSRVQLSRSDAELRLFQVNNNKIWKVYQPTEKIDAVHDPNVPLHVEEIPEVEKSAGPRDRLVHVVHFFKDNQHIQYYGVPFFFLIREGEALSDIKVRIQKKFEVPDEQFIKWKFAYVAYNRPDYLQDSDIVLSRFQQKNIYGPWEQSLGLEHSDMPTKRANQNRHSFEKPVKIYN from the exons atgACCATGGTGACTCCTCGCGCCCCCGAG CCGCCGCCGCAGGACCAGGACGAGGAGATGCTTGTGCCACAACAGGAAGTGGAGGTCTTCGAGGGGCCGCAGCCGATGGAAG AATCCATGCCAGCTGTTGACAATGAAAGTTTGCCTGATGCATCAACTTCCAGATTTACATGGAAGATCGAAAGTATATCCAAGCACAGTGGTAGAAAAACCCACTCTGATATTTTTATGGTTGGGGGTTACAGCTG GCGAGTGTTGATTTTCCCCACAGGAAACAATGTAAATCACCTTTCGATGTATCTGGATGTTGCTGATGCCAAGTCTTTACCTATTGGCTGGAGTAGGAGTGCCCAATTTAGCCTTGCTGTGATCAACCAATTAGACAGCAAGCACTCAGTAAGAAAAG AAGTAACACATACATTTAATTCTCGAGAAAGTGATTGGGGTTTTACATCCTTTATGCCTTTAATTGATCTATATGATCCTAGTAAAGGTTATATTGTGAACGATCAATGCATCATTGAAGCTGAGGTTGCTGTGCGTAAAATTGTGGATTACTGGAACTACGACTCAAAAAATGAGACTGGTTATGTTGGTCTCAAGAATCAAGGTGCCACTTGTTACATGAATTCGCTGCTCCAGACACTCTACCATATTCCCTACTTTAGGAAG GCTGTGTACCATATGCCTACTGTCGATACACCTTCAGGGAGCATTCCTTTAGCTTTGCAAAGTCTTTTCTACAGACTTCAGCATGGTGACAATAGTATTTCCACAAAAGAGCTGACTAAATCTTTTGGATGGGATTCCTATGAGTCGTTTATGCAGCATGATGTCCAAGAGTTAAATCGGGTTCTATGTGAAAAGCTGGAAGATAAAATGAAG GGAACTATTGTGGAAGGAACAATACAAAAATTATTTGAAGGTCACCATATGAATTATATTGAGTGCATTGGTGTTGACTACAAATCTACTAGAAAAGAGTCATTCTATG ATCTTGCACTTGATGTCAAGGGCTGCTTGGATGTTTATGCATCTTTTGATAAGTATGTAGCTGTAGAGATGTTGGATGGTGATAATAAGTATCAGTCTGAAAAATACGGCCTGCAG GATGCCAAAAAAGGGATGCTTTTTATTGATTTCCCTCCAGTTCTGCAACTTCAACTGAAGCGGTTTGAATATGATCATGCACGGGATATAATGGTTAAG ATAAACGACCGTTATGAGTTCCCACTTCAGTTGGATCTTGACAGAGATGACGGGAAATATCTCTCTCCAGAAGCTGATAGGAGTGTGCGCAACCTCTATACTCTTCACAG TGTGCTAGTTCACAGTGGTGGAGTTAGTGGTGGACACTACTATGCCTTCATCCGCCCTACCCTTTCTAATCAATG GTACAAGTTCGATGATGAACGAGTGACAAAAGAAGACCTGAAACGGGCGTTGGAGGAGCAGTATGGTGGCGAGGAAGAG CTCCCCCATACTAATCCTGGACTGAATATGAACCCACTTAAATTTACTAAGTATTCAAATGCTTACATGCTGGTGTACATACGTGAAAGTGACAAAGAGAAAATTGTTTGTGATTTGGAAGAGACAGACATCAATGAAGACCTTAAG ACTAGGCTAAGAAAGGAAGACGAAGACAAGGAGAACAAGAAAAAAGAGAAAGCTGAGGCTCACATGTTCACCACATTTAAG GTGGCCAGAGATCATGATTTGGCAGCACAAATTGGACGAGACATGTTTTTTGATCTTGTGGATTATGAAAAAATTCATCCTATCCGTGTACTTAAAGACATGCCATTCAACCAGGTTAAG GAGGAGTTCTCGAAAGAATTTGGTATCCCCGTCCACTCCCAGAGATTTTGGTGGTGGTCTAAGCGGCAGAACCATACTTACAGGCCCACTCGGCCATTAACACAACAGGAGGAATCATATACT GTTGGACAGCTTAAAGATGCAGCAATTCGAATGAACAGTTCTGAATTGAGGTTGTACTTGGAGGTTGTACAG GAGAATCATTTGACTCTTGCTTCGAGGACAAATGATGATATTTTGCTTTTCTTCAAGCTCTATGACCCTGAAAAAGAAGAACTAAG ATATGTTGGGAATCTTCTCTTGAAAGCATCAAGTACGCCATCTGATATAGTGCCAAAATTGAATGAGATAGCAGGATTTCAGCCTGATGAAGACATTGAGTTGTACGAG GAAATAAAATTTGAGCCAAATATTATGTGTGAACCAGTTGACTGTGATGTTTCCTTCAGTTTAAACCAG ATTGCAGATGGAGACATATTGTGCTACCAAAAACGTTGTTCTCTGGACCAACACCGACATCCCAATGTATCTTCTTTCTTTGAATATGTCCATAATAGACAG GTTGTGCACTTCAGATTGCTTGAAAAGCCAAAACAAGATGACTTCTCTCTAGAACT ATCAAAACGTTCCACATATGATGATGTTGTTGAGAAAGTTGCACAACATCTTGGTATGGATGATCCTTCAAAACTCCGCCTTACTCAGCACATCCCTCATTTACAGCAACCGAAACATCAATACATCAAGTATAGAAGTATTGATCATCTTTCGGACATGTTACTTTTACGTAACCCCAATCAG ATGTCTGACATTTTATATTATGAAATACTGGACATTCCTTTGCCAGAACTTCAAGGTCTGATAACATTGAGAGTTGCTTTTCACCAAGCTACACCTAATGAG GTGCTGTTTCACATTATACGATTGCCAAAGGGTAGCACTTATTCTGATTTGATCGACGACTTAAAATCAAGG GTTCAGCTATCTCGAAGTGATGCTGAGCTTAGGCTATTTCAGGTCAACAATAACAAGATATGGAAG GTGTACCAGCCTACTGAGAAAATAGATGCAGTTCATGATCCAAATGTACCTCTTCATGTTGAGGAG ATTCCTGAAGTAGAGAAAAGTGCCGGTCCGCGAGACCGTTTGGTTCATGTCGTCCACTTCTTCAAAGATAACcag CACATTCAATACTATGGAGTGCCATTCTTCTTCCTTATTCGTGAGGGCGAGGCTTTGTCAGAtatcaaagtgcgcattcagaagaaaTTTGAGGTTCCAGACGAGCAGTTTATTAAG TGGAAATTTGCTTATGTTGCCTACAATCGCCCGGATTACCTCCAAGATTCAGATATTGTGTTGAGCCGATTCCAG CAGAAAAACATTTATGGACCATGGGAACAATCCCTAGGACTGGAGCACTCAGACATGCCCACCAAAAGGGCCAATCAG AATCGCCATTCTTTTGAAAAGCCGGTGAAGATCTACAACTAA
- the LOC119277140 gene encoding ubiquitin carboxyl-terminal hydrolase 13-like isoform X3: MTMVTPRAPEPPPQDQDEEMLVPQQEVEVFEGPQPMEESMPAVDNESLPDASTSRFTWKIESISKHSGRKTHSDIFMVGGYSWRVLIFPTGNNVNHLSMYLDVADAKSLPIGWSRSAQFSLAVINQLDSKHSVRKEVTHTFNSRESDWGFTSFMPLIDLYDPSKGYIVNDQCIIEAEVAVRKIVDYWNYDSKNETGYVGLKNQGATCYMNSLLQTLYHIPYFRKAVYHMPTVDTPSGSIPLALQSLFYRLQHGDNSISTKELTKSFGWDSYESFMQHDVQELNRVLCEKLEDKMKGTIVEGTIQKLFEGHHMNYIECIGVDYKSTRKESFYDLALDVKGCLDVYASFDKYVAVEMLDGDNKYQSEKYGLQDAKKGMLFIDFPPVLQLQLKRFEYDHARDIMVKINDRYEFPLQLDLDRDDGKYLSPEADRSVRNLYTLHSVLVHSGGVSGGHYYAFIRPTLSNQWYKFDDERVTKEDLKRALEEQYGGEEELPHTNPGLNMNPLKFTKYSNAYMLVYIRESDKEKIVCDLEETDINEDLKTRLRKEDEDKENKKKEKAEAHMFTTFKVARDHDLAAQIGRDMFFDLVDYEKIHPIRVLKDMPFNQVKEEFSKEFGIPVHSQRFWWWSKRQNHTYRPTRPLTQQEESYTVGQLKDAAIRMNSSELRLYLEENHLTLASRTNDDILLFFKLYDPEKEELRYVGNLLLKASSTPSDIVPKLNEIAGFQPDEDIELYEEIKFEPNIMCEPVDCDVSFSLNQIADGDILCYQKRCSLDQHRHPNVSSFFEYVHNRQVVHFRLLEKPKQDDFSLELSKRSTYDDVVEKVAQHLGMDDPSKLRLTQHIPHLQQPKHQYIKYRSIDHLSDMLLLRNPNQMSDILYYEILDIPLPELQGLITLRVAFHQATPNEVLFHIIRLPKGSTYSDLIDDLKSRVQLSRSDAELRLFQVNNNKIWKVYQPTEKIDAVHDPNVPLHVEEIPEVEKSAGPRDRLVHVVHFFKDNQHIQYYGVPFFFLIREGEALSDIKVRIQKKFEVPDEQFIKWKFAYVAYNRPDYLQDSDIVLSRFQQKNIYGPWEQSLGLEHSDMPTKRANQNRHSFEKPVKIYN; this comes from the exons atgACCATGGTGACTCCTCGCGCCCCCGAG CCGCCGCCGCAGGACCAGGACGAGGAGATGCTTGTGCCACAACAGGAAGTGGAGGTCTTCGAGGGGCCGCAGCCGATGGAAG AATCCATGCCAGCTGTTGACAATGAAAGTTTGCCTGATGCATCAACTTCCAGATTTACATGGAAGATCGAAAGTATATCCAAGCACAGTGGTAGAAAAACCCACTCTGATATTTTTATGGTTGGGGGTTACAGCTG GCGAGTGTTGATTTTCCCCACAGGAAACAATGTAAATCACCTTTCGATGTATCTGGATGTTGCTGATGCCAAGTCTTTACCTATTGGCTGGAGTAGGAGTGCCCAATTTAGCCTTGCTGTGATCAACCAATTAGACAGCAAGCACTCAGTAAGAAAAG AAGTAACACATACATTTAATTCTCGAGAAAGTGATTGGGGTTTTACATCCTTTATGCCTTTAATTGATCTATATGATCCTAGTAAAGGTTATATTGTGAACGATCAATGCATCATTGAAGCTGAGGTTGCTGTGCGTAAAATTGTGGATTACTGGAACTACGACTCAAAAAATGAGACTGGTTATGTTGGTCTCAAGAATCAAGGTGCCACTTGTTACATGAATTCGCTGCTCCAGACACTCTACCATATTCCCTACTTTAGGAAG GCTGTGTACCATATGCCTACTGTCGATACACCTTCAGGGAGCATTCCTTTAGCTTTGCAAAGTCTTTTCTACAGACTTCAGCATGGTGACAATAGTATTTCCACAAAAGAGCTGACTAAATCTTTTGGATGGGATTCCTATGAGTCGTTTATGCAGCATGATGTCCAAGAGTTAAATCGGGTTCTATGTGAAAAGCTGGAAGATAAAATGAAG GGAACTATTGTGGAAGGAACAATACAAAAATTATTTGAAGGTCACCATATGAATTATATTGAGTGCATTGGTGTTGACTACAAATCTACTAGAAAAGAGTCATTCTATG ATCTTGCACTTGATGTCAAGGGCTGCTTGGATGTTTATGCATCTTTTGATAAGTATGTAGCTGTAGAGATGTTGGATGGTGATAATAAGTATCAGTCTGAAAAATACGGCCTGCAG GATGCCAAAAAAGGGATGCTTTTTATTGATTTCCCTCCAGTTCTGCAACTTCAACTGAAGCGGTTTGAATATGATCATGCACGGGATATAATGGTTAAG ATAAACGACCGTTATGAGTTCCCACTTCAGTTGGATCTTGACAGAGATGACGGGAAATATCTCTCTCCAGAAGCTGATAGGAGTGTGCGCAACCTCTATACTCTTCACAG TGTGCTAGTTCACAGTGGTGGAGTTAGTGGTGGACACTACTATGCCTTCATCCGCCCTACCCTTTCTAATCAATG GTACAAGTTCGATGATGAACGAGTGACAAAAGAAGACCTGAAACGGGCGTTGGAGGAGCAGTATGGTGGCGAGGAAGAG CTCCCCCATACTAATCCTGGACTGAATATGAACCCACTTAAATTTACTAAGTATTCAAATGCTTACATGCTGGTGTACATACGTGAAAGTGACAAAGAGAAAATTGTTTGTGATTTGGAAGAGACAGACATCAATGAAGACCTTAAG ACTAGGCTAAGAAAGGAAGACGAAGACAAGGAGAACAAGAAAAAAGAGAAAGCTGAGGCTCACATGTTCACCACATTTAAG GTGGCCAGAGATCATGATTTGGCAGCACAAATTGGACGAGACATGTTTTTTGATCTTGTGGATTATGAAAAAATTCATCCTATCCGTGTACTTAAAGACATGCCATTCAACCAGGTTAAG GAGGAGTTCTCGAAAGAATTTGGTATCCCCGTCCACTCCCAGAGATTTTGGTGGTGGTCTAAGCGGCAGAACCATACTTACAGGCCCACTCGGCCATTAACACAACAGGAGGAATCATATACT GTTGGACAGCTTAAAGATGCAGCAATTCGAATGAACAGTTCTGAATTGAGGTTGTACTTGGAG GAGAATCATTTGACTCTTGCTTCGAGGACAAATGATGATATTTTGCTTTTCTTCAAGCTCTATGACCCTGAAAAAGAAGAACTAAG ATATGTTGGGAATCTTCTCTTGAAAGCATCAAGTACGCCATCTGATATAGTGCCAAAATTGAATGAGATAGCAGGATTTCAGCCTGATGAAGACATTGAGTTGTACGAG GAAATAAAATTTGAGCCAAATATTATGTGTGAACCAGTTGACTGTGATGTTTCCTTCAGTTTAAACCAG ATTGCAGATGGAGACATATTGTGCTACCAAAAACGTTGTTCTCTGGACCAACACCGACATCCCAATGTATCTTCTTTCTTTGAATATGTCCATAATAGACAG GTTGTGCACTTCAGATTGCTTGAAAAGCCAAAACAAGATGACTTCTCTCTAGAACT ATCAAAACGTTCCACATATGATGATGTTGTTGAGAAAGTTGCACAACATCTTGGTATGGATGATCCTTCAAAACTCCGCCTTACTCAGCACATCCCTCATTTACAGCAACCGAAACATCAATACATCAAGTATAGAAGTATTGATCATCTTTCGGACATGTTACTTTTACGTAACCCCAATCAG ATGTCTGACATTTTATATTATGAAATACTGGACATTCCTTTGCCAGAACTTCAAGGTCTGATAACATTGAGAGTTGCTTTTCACCAAGCTACACCTAATGAG GTGCTGTTTCACATTATACGATTGCCAAAGGGTAGCACTTATTCTGATTTGATCGACGACTTAAAATCAAGG GTTCAGCTATCTCGAAGTGATGCTGAGCTTAGGCTATTTCAGGTCAACAATAACAAGATATGGAAG GTGTACCAGCCTACTGAGAAAATAGATGCAGTTCATGATCCAAATGTACCTCTTCATGTTGAGGAG ATTCCTGAAGTAGAGAAAAGTGCCGGTCCGCGAGACCGTTTGGTTCATGTCGTCCACTTCTTCAAAGATAACcag CACATTCAATACTATGGAGTGCCATTCTTCTTCCTTATTCGTGAGGGCGAGGCTTTGTCAGAtatcaaagtgcgcattcagaagaaaTTTGAGGTTCCAGACGAGCAGTTTATTAAG TGGAAATTTGCTTATGTTGCCTACAATCGCCCGGATTACCTCCAAGATTCAGATATTGTGTTGAGCCGATTCCAG CAGAAAAACATTTATGGACCATGGGAACAATCCCTAGGACTGGAGCACTCAGACATGCCCACCAAAAGGGCCAATCAG AATCGCCATTCTTTTGAAAAGCCGGTGAAGATCTACAACTAA
- the LOC119277140 gene encoding ubiquitin carboxyl-terminal hydrolase 13-like isoform X2, with protein sequence MTMVTPRAPEPPPQDQDEEMLVPQQEVEVFEGPQPMEESMPAVDNESLPDASTSRFTWKIESISKHSGRKTHSDIFMVGGYSWRVLIFPTGNNVNHLSMYLDVADAKSLPIGWSRSAQFSLAVINQLDSKHSVRKEVTHTFNSRESDWGFTSFMPLIDLYDPSKGYIVNDQCIIEAEVAVRKIVDYWNYDSKNETGYVGLKNQGATCYMNSLLQTLYHIPYFRKAVYHMPTVDTPSGSIPLALQSLFYRLQHGDNSISTKELTKSFGWDSYESFMQHDVQELNRVLCEKLEDKMKGTIVEGTIQKLFEGHHMNYIECIGVDYKSTRKESFYDLALDVKGCLDVYASFDKYVAVEMLDGDNKYQSEKYGLQDAKKGMLFIDFPPVLQLQLKRFEYDHARDIMVKINDRYEFPLQLDLDRDDGKYLSPEADRSVRNLYTLHSVLVHSGGVSGGHYYAFIRPTLSNQWYKFDDERVTKEDLKRALEEQYGGEEELPHTNPGLNMNPLKFTKYSNAYMLVYIRESDKEKIVCDLEETDINEDLKTRLRKEDEDKENKKKEKAEAHMFTTFKVARDHDLAAQIGRDMFFDLVDYEKIHPIRVLKDMPFNQVKEEFSKEFGIPVHSQRFWWWSKRQNHTYRPTRPLTQQEESYTVGQLKDAAIRMNSSELRLYLEVVQENHLTLASRTNDDILLFFKLYDPEKEELRYVGNLLLKASSTPSDIVPKLNEIAGFQPDEDIELYEEIKFEPNIMCEPVDCDVSFSLNQIADGDILCYQKRCSLDQHRHPNVSSFFEYVHNRQVVHFRLLEKPKQDDFSLELSKRSTYDDVVEKVAQHLGMDDPSKLRLTQHIPHLQQPKHQYIKYRSIDHLSDMLLLRNPNQMSDILYYEILDIPLPELQGLITLRVAFHQATPNEVLFHIIRLPKGSTYSDLIDDLKSRVQLSRSDAELRLFQVNNNKIWKVYQPTEKIDAVHDPNVPLHVEEIPEVEKSAGPRDRLVHVVHFFKDNQHIQYYGVPFFFLIREGEALSDIKVRIQKKFEVPDEQFIKWKFAYVAYNRPDYLQDSDIVLSRFQKNIYGPWEQSLGLEHSDMPTKRANQNRHSFEKPVKIYN encoded by the exons atgACCATGGTGACTCCTCGCGCCCCCGAG CCGCCGCCGCAGGACCAGGACGAGGAGATGCTTGTGCCACAACAGGAAGTGGAGGTCTTCGAGGGGCCGCAGCCGATGGAAG AATCCATGCCAGCTGTTGACAATGAAAGTTTGCCTGATGCATCAACTTCCAGATTTACATGGAAGATCGAAAGTATATCCAAGCACAGTGGTAGAAAAACCCACTCTGATATTTTTATGGTTGGGGGTTACAGCTG GCGAGTGTTGATTTTCCCCACAGGAAACAATGTAAATCACCTTTCGATGTATCTGGATGTTGCTGATGCCAAGTCTTTACCTATTGGCTGGAGTAGGAGTGCCCAATTTAGCCTTGCTGTGATCAACCAATTAGACAGCAAGCACTCAGTAAGAAAAG AAGTAACACATACATTTAATTCTCGAGAAAGTGATTGGGGTTTTACATCCTTTATGCCTTTAATTGATCTATATGATCCTAGTAAAGGTTATATTGTGAACGATCAATGCATCATTGAAGCTGAGGTTGCTGTGCGTAAAATTGTGGATTACTGGAACTACGACTCAAAAAATGAGACTGGTTATGTTGGTCTCAAGAATCAAGGTGCCACTTGTTACATGAATTCGCTGCTCCAGACACTCTACCATATTCCCTACTTTAGGAAG GCTGTGTACCATATGCCTACTGTCGATACACCTTCAGGGAGCATTCCTTTAGCTTTGCAAAGTCTTTTCTACAGACTTCAGCATGGTGACAATAGTATTTCCACAAAAGAGCTGACTAAATCTTTTGGATGGGATTCCTATGAGTCGTTTATGCAGCATGATGTCCAAGAGTTAAATCGGGTTCTATGTGAAAAGCTGGAAGATAAAATGAAG GGAACTATTGTGGAAGGAACAATACAAAAATTATTTGAAGGTCACCATATGAATTATATTGAGTGCATTGGTGTTGACTACAAATCTACTAGAAAAGAGTCATTCTATG ATCTTGCACTTGATGTCAAGGGCTGCTTGGATGTTTATGCATCTTTTGATAAGTATGTAGCTGTAGAGATGTTGGATGGTGATAATAAGTATCAGTCTGAAAAATACGGCCTGCAG GATGCCAAAAAAGGGATGCTTTTTATTGATTTCCCTCCAGTTCTGCAACTTCAACTGAAGCGGTTTGAATATGATCATGCACGGGATATAATGGTTAAG ATAAACGACCGTTATGAGTTCCCACTTCAGTTGGATCTTGACAGAGATGACGGGAAATATCTCTCTCCAGAAGCTGATAGGAGTGTGCGCAACCTCTATACTCTTCACAG TGTGCTAGTTCACAGTGGTGGAGTTAGTGGTGGACACTACTATGCCTTCATCCGCCCTACCCTTTCTAATCAATG GTACAAGTTCGATGATGAACGAGTGACAAAAGAAGACCTGAAACGGGCGTTGGAGGAGCAGTATGGTGGCGAGGAAGAG CTCCCCCATACTAATCCTGGACTGAATATGAACCCACTTAAATTTACTAAGTATTCAAATGCTTACATGCTGGTGTACATACGTGAAAGTGACAAAGAGAAAATTGTTTGTGATTTGGAAGAGACAGACATCAATGAAGACCTTAAG ACTAGGCTAAGAAAGGAAGACGAAGACAAGGAGAACAAGAAAAAAGAGAAAGCTGAGGCTCACATGTTCACCACATTTAAG GTGGCCAGAGATCATGATTTGGCAGCACAAATTGGACGAGACATGTTTTTTGATCTTGTGGATTATGAAAAAATTCATCCTATCCGTGTACTTAAAGACATGCCATTCAACCAGGTTAAG GAGGAGTTCTCGAAAGAATTTGGTATCCCCGTCCACTCCCAGAGATTTTGGTGGTGGTCTAAGCGGCAGAACCATACTTACAGGCCCACTCGGCCATTAACACAACAGGAGGAATCATATACT GTTGGACAGCTTAAAGATGCAGCAATTCGAATGAACAGTTCTGAATTGAGGTTGTACTTGGAGGTTGTACAG GAGAATCATTTGACTCTTGCTTCGAGGACAAATGATGATATTTTGCTTTTCTTCAAGCTCTATGACCCTGAAAAAGAAGAACTAAG ATATGTTGGGAATCTTCTCTTGAAAGCATCAAGTACGCCATCTGATATAGTGCCAAAATTGAATGAGATAGCAGGATTTCAGCCTGATGAAGACATTGAGTTGTACGAG GAAATAAAATTTGAGCCAAATATTATGTGTGAACCAGTTGACTGTGATGTTTCCTTCAGTTTAAACCAG ATTGCAGATGGAGACATATTGTGCTACCAAAAACGTTGTTCTCTGGACCAACACCGACATCCCAATGTATCTTCTTTCTTTGAATATGTCCATAATAGACAG GTTGTGCACTTCAGATTGCTTGAAAAGCCAAAACAAGATGACTTCTCTCTAGAACT ATCAAAACGTTCCACATATGATGATGTTGTTGAGAAAGTTGCACAACATCTTGGTATGGATGATCCTTCAAAACTCCGCCTTACTCAGCACATCCCTCATTTACAGCAACCGAAACATCAATACATCAAGTATAGAAGTATTGATCATCTTTCGGACATGTTACTTTTACGTAACCCCAATCAG ATGTCTGACATTTTATATTATGAAATACTGGACATTCCTTTGCCAGAACTTCAAGGTCTGATAACATTGAGAGTTGCTTTTCACCAAGCTACACCTAATGAG GTGCTGTTTCACATTATACGATTGCCAAAGGGTAGCACTTATTCTGATTTGATCGACGACTTAAAATCAAGG GTTCAGCTATCTCGAAGTGATGCTGAGCTTAGGCTATTTCAGGTCAACAATAACAAGATATGGAAG GTGTACCAGCCTACTGAGAAAATAGATGCAGTTCATGATCCAAATGTACCTCTTCATGTTGAGGAG ATTCCTGAAGTAGAGAAAAGTGCCGGTCCGCGAGACCGTTTGGTTCATGTCGTCCACTTCTTCAAAGATAACcag CACATTCAATACTATGGAGTGCCATTCTTCTTCCTTATTCGTGAGGGCGAGGCTTTGTCAGAtatcaaagtgcgcattcagaagaaaTTTGAGGTTCCAGACGAGCAGTTTATTAAG TGGAAATTTGCTTATGTTGCCTACAATCGCCCGGATTACCTCCAAGATTCAGATATTGTGTTGAGCCGATTCCAG AAAAACATTTATGGACCATGGGAACAATCCCTAGGACTGGAGCACTCAGACATGCCCACCAAAAGGGCCAATCAG AATCGCCATTCTTTTGAAAAGCCGGTGAAGATCTACAACTAA